In Helicobacter bilis, a genomic segment contains:
- a CDS encoding radical SAM/SPASM domain-containing protein: MRAIDAETIELVETERINFPNFIHKKVLNKNLLIAPEYPTWIVLDDDEYDMFRILCEHTIEESLAIYRKNIHAQDPYSIRMSVLEKIFNNNFYREGFAQTQNEEIMDNIQKSIHINVINDCNMRCKHCFINAGRVKKQQIDIENILAKVRDITIINGYTSVTISGGEPLLHKNIFSLLEGLRGHKVSLFTNGILINESIIDKLQPLVSNIQISMEGISAEKYEQNRGYGNYKKVLQAINLIKAKNIPLYLAVTILPDTLLDIEENLVDFVKMLDYKNMQIRLNNEIEMSGAALHELDLRNYDMQHSNIVVFNLMKKLGKLGFAVESSKVKNIRFKNCGIGTSIVIDSDGKIYPCSYFSSYHIPYTASAKHIIKEFNTINNNTSIEHIEKCKDCELKYICSGGCKINNLVKNKNMIFTSCNDDFKQKQLEKLVNSELL, from the coding sequence ATGAGAGCAATTGATGCAGAAACTATTGAACTTGTGGAGACAGAAAGAATTAATTTTCCTAATTTTATACATAAGAAGGTTTTAAATAAAAATCTACTGATTGCCCCAGAGTATCCCACTTGGATAGTTTTAGATGATGATGAATACGACATGTTTCGTATCTTGTGTGAACATACAATAGAAGAATCTCTTGCTATTTACAGAAAAAATATACACGCACAAGATCCTTATTCTATAAGAATGAGTGTGCTTGAGAAAATTTTTAATAACAATTTTTATAGGGAAGGATTTGCACAAACTCAAAATGAAGAGATAATGGATAATATACAAAAATCCATACATATTAATGTGATAAATGATTGCAATATGCGTTGTAAGCATTGTTTTATAAATGCGGGAAGAGTGAAAAAGCAACAGATAGATATCGAAAATATCTTAGCAAAAGTGAGAGACATTACAATAATAAATGGCTATACATCAGTAACAATATCTGGTGGCGAGCCATTACTGCATAAAAATATTTTTTCACTTCTTGAGGGATTGCGTGGTCATAAGGTGTCATTATTTACTAATGGGATTTTAATTAATGAATCCATTATCGATAAACTTCAACCTTTGGTTTCAAATATACAAATTAGCATGGAAGGCATATCGGCGGAAAAATATGAGCAAAATAGAGGATATGGCAATTACAAAAAAGTCTTACAGGCAATTAATCTTATTAAAGCTAAAAATATACCTCTTTATTTAGCAGTTACCATTCTCCCAGACACATTGTTGGATATTGAAGAAAATCTTGTTGATTTTGTAAAAATGCTTGATTATAAGAATATGCAGATAAGACTGAATAATGAAATAGAAATGTCTGGTGCTGCACTTCATGAGCTTGACTTAAGAAATTACGATATGCAACATTCCAATATTGTTGTCTTTAATTTGATGAAAAAACTAGGGAAGCTAGGTTTTGCAGTAGAATCTTCAAAAGTTAAAAACATACGATTTAAAAATTGCGGGATAGGAACGAGTATTGTAATAGATTCTGATGGCAAGATATATCCTTGTAGTTATTTCTCTTCTTATCATATCCCATATACTGCAAGTGCCAAACACATTATTAAGGAATTTAATACAATCAACAACAACACTTCGATAGAACATATAGAAAAATGCAAAGATTGCGAACTAAAATATATATGCTCAGGCGGATGCAAAATAAACAATTTAGTGAAAAATAAAAACATGATTTTTACTTCTTGCAATGATGATTTTAAACAAAAACAGCTAGAAAAACTTGTGAATAGTGAGTTGTTATAA
- a CDS encoding FUSC family protein, which produces MQIYDPGYLSFMYALKAMVAISISAFTHYMLFGQQVLIWATMTPIQVFLLNATLSQQADRKTHLLGFAVCSTIAVGFFTILAEKALNGEHSLQDILWLALPVLFLSFGVGMSRAHSIDLYRMFIPVVVNSLVAAVYVDSHVILPIYQSMFVVFSGAMIGIVIGFLLLNNPGNYGKYTQVYYPAVLNHLQNMVKNLNSQSEFNRYKDLTFSLIHNIKQTLHTKSSLYNDNYMIKNIKRAIFYIYRIEDIYLIINLLPNYKIAKKYPLLIHEIIENLNSLSKIFSGKVPNIERQQVDKVLSIENANEVEKALQNILRILYYKMESFCRVGKNPDPAFNPPAKKSFKNIPKAFDYNNITFRFSVKYSIAIGMSLIFATLLHINRGIWISMGVVSVVRPSIGGMQKVSFEYFFSAVVGIGVGVAISVFSNAYVFYLLFGLLVFLVVYLRVFPFWLWSGFMMCLFVMMYSIMYEDFLLYVLDRLVDIGIGVVFAVIVFRVVFPRFAHNLLKPLLIKQVELLKDICTLVMESNKDIKPLDSNMIQTKYAEFLHNVEELKNHLRDSKSERAEASNQIVVYGFDLINVLESLIIKVNEIAQIYSTSDYDKDMKEIYANDIRVLQERFLMIENLLANKETDFSFDENNVFLGKQHTHFAWTTHEIFQSQNKLFNLLNEKHISAPE; this is translated from the coding sequence ATGCAAATATATGATCCCGGCTATCTTAGCTTTATGTATGCCCTAAAAGCTATGGTAGCTATTAGTATCAGTGCTTTTACACATTATATGCTTTTTGGACAGCAGGTCTTAATCTGGGCTACTATGACACCTATCCAAGTATTTTTGCTCAATGCAACACTTAGTCAGCAAGCTGATAGAAAGACACATTTACTAGGCTTTGCAGTGTGTTCTACTATTGCTGTTGGCTTTTTTACCATACTTGCAGAAAAGGCATTAAATGGAGAGCACAGCTTGCAAGATATTTTATGGCTTGCCCTGCCTGTGCTATTTTTAAGCTTTGGTGTCGGCATGTCTAGGGCGCATTCTATTGATTTGTATCGTATGTTTATCCCTGTTGTGGTTAATTCTTTAGTGGCAGCGGTATATGTGGATTCCCATGTGATTTTGCCTATTTATCAAAGCATGTTTGTTGTGTTTAGTGGGGCTATGATTGGCATTGTTATAGGATTTTTATTATTAAATAATCCGGGAAATTATGGTAAATATACGCAAGTGTATTATCCTGCTGTGCTTAATCATTTGCAAAATATGGTGAAAAATCTCAATTCACAGAGTGAATTTAACCGCTATAAAGACCTAACTTTTTCGCTCATTCACAATATTAAGCAAACCTTGCATACAAAATCAAGTCTTTATAATGATAACTACATGATTAAAAACATTAAAAGAGCGATATTTTATATTTATAGAATCGAAGATATTTATCTTATAATAAATCTTTTGCCAAACTATAAAATCGCAAAAAAATATCCATTGCTGATACATGAAATCATTGAAAATCTTAATAGTCTAAGTAAAATTTTTAGCGGTAAAGTCCCAAATATAGAAAGACAACAAGTAGATAAAGTCCTTAGTATAGAAAATGCAAATGAGGTTGAGAAAGCACTGCAAAATATCTTAAGGATTCTCTACTATAAAATGGAATCTTTTTGTCGTGTGGGGAAGAATCCAGACCCAGCCTTTAATCCACCTGCAAAAAAGAGCTTCAAAAATATCCCTAAAGCCTTTGATTATAATAATATTACTTTTAGATTCAGTGTGAAATACTCTATTGCTATTGGTATGTCGCTTATCTTTGCTACGCTTTTGCATATTAATCGCGGGATTTGGATTAGCATGGGGGTTGTAAGTGTGGTGCGTCCTTCAATTGGCGGTATGCAAAAGGTGAGTTTTGAGTATTTTTTTAGTGCTGTTGTTGGCATTGGGGTTGGGGTAGCAATCTCTGTGTTTTCAAATGCGTATGTGTTTTATTTGCTTTTTGGTTTGCTTGTATTTTTAGTAGTGTATTTACGCGTATTTCCATTTTGGCTATGGTCTGGTTTTATGATGTGCCTTTTTGTTATGATGTATTCTATTATGTATGAAGACTTTTTGTTATATGTGCTTGATAGATTGGTTGATATTGGCATTGGGGTTGTGTTTGCTGTGATTGTGTTTCGCGTGGTATTTCCGCGTTTCGCACATAATCTTTTAAAGCCCCTGCTTATAAAGCAAGTGGAATTACTCAAAGATATATGCACACTTGTAATGGAATCTAATAAAGATATAAAGCCACTTGATAGCAATATGATACAAACAAAATATGCAGAGTTTTTACATAATGTCGAGGAGCTAAAAAATCATTTAAGAGATTCTAAGAGTGAAAGGGCGGAGGCGAGTAATCAAATCGTTGTGTATGGCTTTGATTTAATCAATGTTTTAGAATCTTTAATCATTAAGGTAAATGAAATCGCACAGATTTATTCAACAAGTGATTATGATAAGGATATGAAAGAGATTTATGCAAATGATATTCGTGTATTGCAGGAGAGATTCTTAATGATTGAGAATCTTTTAGCAAATAAAGAGACAGATTTTAGCTTTGATGAAAACAATGTCTTTTTAGGTAAGCAACACACGCATTTTGCTTGGACTACACACGAAATATTTCAAAGTCAAAATAAGCTTTTTAATCTTTTGAATGAAAAGCATATCAGTGCGCCGGAGTAG
- the ribA gene encoding GTP cyclohydrolase II, which translates to MLQIEISQQANLPTRFGDFKTKAFREYMPNGEKREHLVVFTEKFENTPLVRVHSECLTGDVFGSRKCDCGPELAFAMEQIHKEGGMLIYLRQEGRGIGLFNKINAYNLQDKGMDTVEANEALGFAKDAREYEIVNEIFKHFNIKKIRLLTNNPRKIESMNKYVECERASIIIEPNEHNKDYLQIKKAKLGHLL; encoded by the coding sequence ATGTTACAAATTGAGATTTCACAACAGGCTAATCTGCCTACTCGCTTTGGGGATTTCAAAACAAAAGCATTTCGCGAATACATGCCCAATGGTGAAAAAAGAGAACATCTTGTCGTTTTTACAGAAAAGTTTGAGAATACGCCGCTAGTGCGAGTGCATTCAGAGTGTTTGACAGGTGATGTGTTTGGATCTAGGAAGTGTGATTGCGGTCCAGAACTTGCCTTTGCCATGGAGCAGATTCACAAAGAGGGTGGAATGCTTATTTATCTGCGTCAAGAGGGCAGGGGTATTGGGCTTTTTAATAAGATTAATGCGTATAATCTGCAAGATAAAGGCATGGATACGGTGGAGGCAAATGAGGCACTAGGCTTTGCAAAAGATGCGAGGGAATATGAGATTGTAAATGAGATTTTTAAGCATTTTAATATCAAAAAGATACGACTTCTCACAAATAATCCGCGTAAAATAGAATCTATGAATAAATATGTCGAATGCGAAAGAGCAAGTATCATCATCGAGCCAAACGAGCATAATAAAGACTATCTACAAATCAAAAAGGCAAAGCTGGGGCATTTGCTGTAA
- a CDS encoding toxin-antitoxin system YwqK family antitoxin, which produces MINFKKIAIGFGLVSVIALQGLQASKLKECQSEADKKTGCVEIEEWQERGYGLSYGSIETLYKNGKKESIKDYRNGKLESETLYKYTKEGYTEYYYYGYGTLLGVTPYKNGKEDGIKKWYHENGKLESETPYKNGKKDGIEKEYYENGKIKSEMPYKNGKQVGVAKVYYENGNLMGKITFKNSNEKGYEAIMKGYYESGKLKTEMTVKNDCLDGIAKEYYESGKLKMEGSYKDCGRDGVMKLYYESGNVKNELTASEDGQYDDKFYTEDGNLLGVVRYNGKAIESVKCAKKKLSDKEAKEIREKFIQLKLRQQDDEHEFIKKHCK; this is translated from the coding sequence ATGATTAATTTTAAGAAAATAGCAATAGGCTTTGGATTAGTAAGCGTGATTGCATTACAAGGACTACAAGCAAGTAAGCTAAAAGAGTGTCAAAGCGAAGCTGATAAAAAGACAGGCTGTGTTGAGATAGAAGAATGGCAAGAAAGGGGTTATGGATTGAGTTATGGATCAATTGAAACGCTATATAAAAATGGTAAAAAAGAAAGCATAAAAGACTATAGAAACGGGAAACTTGAATCCGAAACATTATATAAATATACTAAGGAAGGATACACAGAATACTATTATTATGGATATGGAACGCTTCTGGGTGTAACACCATATAAAAATGGTAAGGAAGATGGCATAAAAAAATGGTATCATGAAAATGGGAAGCTTGAAAGTGAAACACCATATAAAAATGGTAAGAAAGATGGCATAGAAAAAGAGTATTATGAAAATGGGAAGATTAAGAGTGAAATGCCATATAAAAATGGTAAGCAAGTTGGTGTTGCAAAAGTGTATTATGAAAATGGAAATCTTATGGGTAAAATAACATTTAAAAATAGCAATGAAAAAGGTTACGAAGCTATTATGAAAGGCTATTATGAAAGTGGAAAGCTTAAAACTGAAATGACAGTGAAAAATGATTGCCTAGATGGTATCGCAAAAGAGTATTATGAAAGCGGAAAGCTTAAGATGGAAGGTTCATATAAAGATTGCGGGCGAGATGGTGTTATGAAATTATATTATGAAAGTGGGAATGTTAAAAACGAACTTACCGCGAGCGAAGACGGACAATATGATGACAAATTCTATACTGAAGATGGGAATCTTTTAGGTGTGGTTCGCTATAATGGCAAAGCTATAGAGTCTGTAAAATGTGCTAAGAAAAAACTAAGCGATAAAGAAGCAAAAGAGATTAGGGAAAAGTTTATACAGCTTAAGTTAAGACAGCAAGACGACGAACATGAATTTATTAAAAAACACTGCAAATAA